Proteins from one Impatiens glandulifera chromosome 2, dImpGla2.1, whole genome shotgun sequence genomic window:
- the LOC124925931 gene encoding putative 1-phosphatidylinositol-3-phosphate 5-kinase FAB1D isoform X2, which translates to MYNLCSSCGAEMEHSNDCKESMETGDVVKLNCKDPVSSCKVCLEKDKRLTMENSSNPEITRLISPTVSLASNDSSLTSSSDISVDAYSCGSSEESRPDRSRDYPNNESYPQGMKIHTHGNGYHGSTMETKGKVKDINDTIGNLDNSDFIDDAHGNVSLQAEMSPIMKDYMNVDIWLPPELEDIENRIEGSTAMDEAMNGKFKIFVGQLLKSVDVDVSGENGESWTDIVTRLSWEAASFVKPDAREGKPMDPDGYVKVKCVATGSRNQSEVIRGLVFKKNVANKHMPTKYANPRLLLISGTLGDSVGLSSFNNIKQEENNHKSIVDMIENCHPNLVLVEKSVSGDIQKSIFDKGMTLVSDMKLDRLKRIELCTDSQILSADMLMNQTLKQCDSFHFEQYVLDHNASGENGKKQVKTLLFIEGCPTRLGCTILLKGAHSDELKKIKCVVQCAVVMAYHLISETAFLLDQRAMFPIIPFNGEGCLPIQSNVSELEDSNVETIDASSTSDIPISNGFHEGDSENLSLELEGDSPFSYVPYNPVVLSGLSSISASLKNVIGNSFPLFSLTSRGSISKYLGINESQDDSQTLDSLQDTASLEEALENGNGNLGKSVSDENKSPESERPGSPFSLDEVHPDTKMHSGINKEQSPKKDEILTALDYESILVLESKRNFKIKIENLCEKSRFSHIKFYRNPDVPLGRFLQYDLLDQKCSTCGETPESHFYYYAHHDKQLTIQVKRLPVDKCLPTGKLWMWSRCGKCKCRNGHLESTKRVLISPAAQGLSFRKFLELSFSNPSILSRSTVCGHSFHKDFLHFFGLGSMAAMLRYSTVATYSVSMPPITLEFNNSIRGEFLKKEVEKVCTKGLNLFGEVAKFLQKIGPRFEHSILNFRGSVKKFSDIEQMLKMERSQFEANIDNVLMNNGSANLAVYKLLRLNRFLYDIFLESHIWDHRISSLLSSGPTSIMENGNAYKEIDNKSLKERSPEGAEVSVFKDVHIEESRHQDEDSDSSPIPINNEISISCSEDNLPSTSLQVDIPQKGTNDLSVSQINSLESSPSYVCDMKGWFWASFLEIQKEHIFDLQRGHLPKFEPFSSHSIKNIPKAQELINEEGSRMHIPLGSDEYMISDFEDEFSSIIACCLTLLNSAEVNFDTRNEKAVSTTKTSESSQNLGRMLSAPQYWSSSINSDSEGIRSALSLEEARFSSFDGLNLLDSLVSLPSVHPEVHMGVRKSPGKAKYSVQCVYAHQFRDLRNYCCPSELHYIASLGRCRNWDAKGGKSKSFFAKTLDDRFIIKEIKRTEFESFWKFAPDYFKYMKDCVELGNQTCLAKILGVYQVTIRQNKSGKETKHDLMVMENISFGRNVYRQYDLKGALHARLSSNDGSGDDVLLDQNFVNDMNTSPLYVSRTSKRFLQRAVWNDTSFLNSINVMDYSLLVGVDMQSHELVVGIIDYLRQYTWDKQLENWVKSSLVVPKNQLPTVISPKEYKKRFRKFITDHFLSVPDHWCSETHSNPCKLCWTEEEEDHNLDPKSSIEIPL; encoded by the exons ATGTACAATTTGTGTAGTTCTTGTGGTGCGGAGATGGAACACTCAAATGACTGCAAAGAATCAATGGAGACAGGAGATGTAGTGAAGCTTAATTGCAAGGATCCTGTTAGTTCATGTAAAGTTTGCTTGGAGAAAGATAAAAGGTTGACAATGGAGAATAGTTCAAATCCTGAGATAACACGATTGATTAGTCCCACTGTTTCTCTTGCTAGCAATGATAGCTCCCTCACCAGTTCCA GTGACATTTCAGTTGATGCATACTCATGCGGCAG TTCCGAAGAAAGTCGTCCAGATAGAAGTCGAGATTATCCCAACAATGAGAGTTACCCACAAGGCATGAAGATTCATACTCATGGAAATGGATATCATGGATCCACCATGGAAACTAAAGGAAAAGTCAAGGATATCAATGATACCATTGGAAACCTTGATAATTCAGATTTCATAGATGATGCTCATGGAAATGTTAGTTTACAGGCAGAGATGTCTCCTATTATGAAGGATTATATGAATGTTGATATATGGCTACCTCCTGAGCTTGAAGATATAGAGAATCGTATTGAAGGGAGTACAGCAATGGATGAGGCGATGAATggaaaatttaagatttttgttGGTCAACTACTTAAATCTGTTGATGTTGATGTTTCTGGGGAAAATGGTGAGAGTTGGACAGATATCGTAACTCGCTTGTCATGGGAAGCCGCTTCATTCGTTAAACCTGATGCTCGTGAAGGGAAACCTATGGACCCTGATGGATATGTGAAAGTCAAATGTGTCGCGACAGGTTCTAGAAATCAAAG TGAAGTGATAAGAGGACTGGTATTCAAAAAGAATGTCGCCAACAAGCACATGCCAACCAAATACGCAAATCCACGTCTGTTGTTGATAAGTGGCACACTTGGAGACTCAGTTGGGTTGTCTTCATTTAACAACATAAAACAG GAGGAGAACAATCACAAGTCTATCGTGGATATGATAGAGAATTGCCATCCTAATCTGGTCTTAGTGGAGAAATCTGTTTCTGGGGATATTCAAAAGTCAATTTTTGATAAAGGAATGACATTAGTATCTGACATGAAGCTCGATCGACTGAAGAGAATTGAACTCTGCACGGATTCACAAATCCTATCTGCTGATATGTTAATGAATCAAACGCTAAAACAATGTGACTCCTTTCATTTTGAACAATATGTTTTGGATCACAATGCTTCTggtgaaaatggaaaaaaacaagttaaaactCTTTTGTTCATAGAGGGGTGTCCTACACGTCTTGGTTGTACG ATTTTGCTCAAGGGAGCTCATAGTGAtgaattgaagaagataaaATGTGTGGTCCAGTGTGCTGTTGTCATGGCTTATCATTTAATCTCAGAGACTGCTTTCTTGTTGGATCAAAGGGCAATGTTCCCTATCATTCCCTTCAATGGTGAAGGATGCTTGCCCATTCAATCTAATGTCTCAGAGTTGGAGGACTCTAATGTGGAAACTATTGATGCCTCATCAACTTCTGATATTCCAATATCCAATGGATTTCATGAAGGTGACTCTGAGAACTTAAGCTTGGAGTTAGAAGGAGATTCCCCATTTTCTTACGTACCATACAACCCTGTCGTTCTTTCTGGGTTATCATCTATTTCGGCATCTCTTAAGAATGTTATTGGAAACAGTTTTCCTCTTTTCTCCTTAACCTCTCGAGGGTCCATATCCAAGTACCTTGGAATTAATGAGAGTCAGGATGACAGTCAGACGTTGGATAGTCTCCAAGATACAGCATCTTTGGAGGAGGCTCTTGAGAATGGTAATGGTAATTTGGGTAAGAGTGTCTCAGATGAAAACAAGTCTCCTGAGAGTGAACGACCTGGCTCTCCATTTTCATTGGATGAGGTTCATCCAGACACAAAGATGCATTCTGGTATTAATAAAGAGCAAAGCCCAAAGAAAGACGAAATCCTGACAGCATTGGATTATGAAAGTATTTTAGTTTTGGAGTCCAAACGTAATTTCAAGATCAAGATAGAGAACCTTTGTGAGAAGAGCCGTTTCTCTCATATTAAATTCTACCGTAATCCTGATGTTCCACTAGGAAGATTCTTGCAATATGATTTGCTTGATCAG AAGTGCTCAACATGCGGTGAAACTCCCGAATCTCATTTCTACTACTATGCCCATCACGATAAGCAACTCACAATACAAGTTAAGCGTCTTCCTGTGGACAAGTGTTTGCCCACAGGGAAACTTTGGATGTGGAGTCGATGTGGAAAATGTAAATGCAGAAATGGGCACTTAGAATCTACTAAGAGAGTGCTGATATCTCCTGCTGCTCAAGGCTTGTCTTTTAGGAAATTCTTGGAGCTCAGCTTTTCAAACCCCTCTATCTTGAGCAGGTCAACTGTCTGTGGCCACTCCTTCCACAAGGATTTCCTTCACTTTTTTGG ATTAGGCTCCATGGCAGCAATGCTAAGATACTCGACTGTGGCAACTTATTCTGTGTCTATGCCACCAATAACCTTGGAGTTTAACAATTCAATCAGAGGAGAATTCCTCAAGAAAGAAGTAGAGAAG GTTTGCACAAAAGGACTAAACTTGTTTGGTGAAGTAGCAAAGTTCCTACAGAAGATTGGACCTAGATTTGAACATTCGATCCTGAATTTCAGAGGGTCGGTTAAGAAATTCTCTGATATTGAACAAATGTTAAAGATGGAACGGTCTCAATTTGAG GCCAACATCGACAATGTTCTCATGAACAATGGGAGTGCAAATTTGGCTGTTTACAAGCTCTTGAGATTGAATAGGTTTCTTTATGACATTTTTCTCGAGTCACATATCTGGGATCATAGGATATCTTCACTCCTCTCATCAGGGCCTACAAGCATAATGGAGAATGGTAATGCATATAAAGAAATAGACAATAAATCTCTTAAAGAAAGATCACCTGAAGGAGCTGAGGTATCTGTTTTTAAAGATGTTCATATTGAAGAATCTAGACACCAAGATGAGGACAGTGACAGTTCACCTATCCCAATTAATAACGAGATCAGTATAAGTTGTTCTGAAGATAATCTTCCCAGTACGAGTTTACAAGTGGACATCCCACAAAAGGGTACTAATGACTTGAGTGTCTCGCAGATCAATTCTCTTGAGTCATCACCATCTTATGTTTGCGATATGAAAGGATGGTTTTGGGCGTCATTCTTAGAAATCCAGAAGGAGCATATTTTTGACCTTCAAAGGGGCCATTTACCCAAGTTTGAACCCTTTTCAAGTCATTCAATAAAGAATATTCCTAAAGCTCAAGAGTTGATAAATGAGGAGGGATCAAGAATGCATATACCCCTTGGTTCGGACGAGTACATGATTTCAGACTTTGAGGATGAGTTTTCTAGCATAATTGCATGCTGTTTGACTCTTCTGAATTCGGCAGAAGTCAATTTTGATACGAGGAATGAGAAAGCAGTCTCAACCACCAAAACAAGTGAAAGTTCACAGAACTTGGGTCGCATGTTGTCTGCTCCACAGTACTGGTCTTCCTCTATTAACTCTGATTCAGAAGGAATCCGTTCGGCATTGTCTTTAGAAGAAGCTCGTTTTTCGAGTTTTGATGGGTTGAATCTGCTGGACTCTCTAGTTTCTCTACCATCTGTTCACCCAGAAGTTCACATGGGAGTTAGGAAATCGCCTGGAAAAGCCAAATATTCAGTTCAATGCGTATATGCTCACCAATTCCGTGACCTTAGAAACTATTGTTGTCCATCAGAGCTGCACTATATTGCTTCCCTTGGCCGTTGTCGGAATTGGGATGCAAAAGGAGGGAAGAGCAAGTCGTTTTTTGCGAAAACACTTGATGATCGTTTCAtcataaaagaaatcaaaaggACGGAGTTCGAGTCTTTTTGGAAGTTTGCGCCGGATTATTTTAAGTACATGAAAGATTGCGTCGAGCTAGGGAATCAAACCTGTCTTGCGAAGATTCTCGGTGTTTACCAG GTGACCATTAGACAGAACAAGAGTGGGAAAGAGACAAAACATGATCTGATGGTGATGGAAAATATTTCGTTTGGTAGGAATGTTTATAGGCAGTATGATCTGAAAGGTGCTCTACATGCTAGACTCAGTTCAAATGACGGATCAGGAGATGATGTTCTTCTGGATCAAAACTTCGTCAATGACATGAACACTTCCCCTTTGTACGTAAGTAGGACATCCAAGCGTTTTCTGCAACGGGCTGTGTGGAATGACACGAGTTTCCTCAAT TCGATAAATGTGATGGATTATTCATTACTGGTTGGAGTGGACATGCAGAGCCACGAGCTTGTAGTCGGGATCATCGACTACTTAAGACAATACACGTGGGACAAGCAATTGGAGAACTGGGTAAAATCATCGCTAGTGGTTCCAAAGAACCAGTTGCCCACTGTCATCTCCCCAAAGGAGTACAAAAAGAGATTCCGAAAGTTCATTACTGACCATTTCTTGTCAGTCCCCGATCATTGGTGTTCAGAAACTCATTCAAATCCTTGCAAACTCTGTTGGactgaggaagaagaagaccaCAATCTCGATCCCAAATCTTCAATTGAAATTCCTCTTTGA
- the LOC124925931 gene encoding putative 1-phosphatidylinositol-3-phosphate 5-kinase FAB1D isoform X1: MYNLCSSCGAEMEHSNDCKESMETGDVVKLNCKDPVSSCKVCLEKDKRLTMENSSNPEITRLISPTVSLASNDSSLTSSSDISVDAYSCGSSEESRPDRSRDYPNNESYPQGMKIHTHGNGYHGSTMETKGKVKDINDTIGNLDNSDFIDDAHGNVSLQAEMSPIMKDYMNVDIWLPPELEDIENRIEGSTAMDEAMNGKFKIFVGQLLKSVDVDVSGENGESWTDIVTRLSWEAASFVKPDAREGKPMDPDGYVKVKCVATGSRNQSEVIRGLVFKKNVANKHMPTKYANPRLLLISGTLGDSVGLSSFNNIKQEENNHKSIVDMIENCHPNLVLVEKSVSGDIQKSIFDKGMTLVSDMKLDRLKRIELCTDSQILSADMLMNQTLKQCDSFHFEQYVLDHNASGENGKKQVKTLLFIEGCPTRLGCTILLKGAHSDELKKIKCVVQCAVVMAYHLISETAFLLDQRAMFPIIPFNGEGCLPIQSNVSELEDSNVETIDASSTSDIPISNGFHEGDSENLSLELEGDSPFSYVPYNPVVLSGLSSISASLKNVIGNSFPLFSLTSRGSISKYLGINESQDDSQTLDSLQDTASLEEALENGNGNLGKSVSDENKSPESERPGSPFSLDEVHPDTKMHSGINKEQSPKKDEILTALDYESILVLESKRNFKIKIENLCEKSRFSHIKFYRNPDVPLGRFLQYDLLDQKKCSTCGETPESHFYYYAHHDKQLTIQVKRLPVDKCLPTGKLWMWSRCGKCKCRNGHLESTKRVLISPAAQGLSFRKFLELSFSNPSILSRSTVCGHSFHKDFLHFFGLGSMAAMLRYSTVATYSVSMPPITLEFNNSIRGEFLKKEVEKVCTKGLNLFGEVAKFLQKIGPRFEHSILNFRGSVKKFSDIEQMLKMERSQFEANIDNVLMNNGSANLAVYKLLRLNRFLYDIFLESHIWDHRISSLLSSGPTSIMENGNAYKEIDNKSLKERSPEGAEVSVFKDVHIEESRHQDEDSDSSPIPINNEISISCSEDNLPSTSLQVDIPQKGTNDLSVSQINSLESSPSYVCDMKGWFWASFLEIQKEHIFDLQRGHLPKFEPFSSHSIKNIPKAQELINEEGSRMHIPLGSDEYMISDFEDEFSSIIACCLTLLNSAEVNFDTRNEKAVSTTKTSESSQNLGRMLSAPQYWSSSINSDSEGIRSALSLEEARFSSFDGLNLLDSLVSLPSVHPEVHMGVRKSPGKAKYSVQCVYAHQFRDLRNYCCPSELHYIASLGRCRNWDAKGGKSKSFFAKTLDDRFIIKEIKRTEFESFWKFAPDYFKYMKDCVELGNQTCLAKILGVYQVTIRQNKSGKETKHDLMVMENISFGRNVYRQYDLKGALHARLSSNDGSGDDVLLDQNFVNDMNTSPLYVSRTSKRFLQRAVWNDTSFLNSINVMDYSLLVGVDMQSHELVVGIIDYLRQYTWDKQLENWVKSSLVVPKNQLPTVISPKEYKKRFRKFITDHFLSVPDHWCSETHSNPCKLCWTEEEEDHNLDPKSSIEIPL; this comes from the exons ATGTACAATTTGTGTAGTTCTTGTGGTGCGGAGATGGAACACTCAAATGACTGCAAAGAATCAATGGAGACAGGAGATGTAGTGAAGCTTAATTGCAAGGATCCTGTTAGTTCATGTAAAGTTTGCTTGGAGAAAGATAAAAGGTTGACAATGGAGAATAGTTCAAATCCTGAGATAACACGATTGATTAGTCCCACTGTTTCTCTTGCTAGCAATGATAGCTCCCTCACCAGTTCCA GTGACATTTCAGTTGATGCATACTCATGCGGCAG TTCCGAAGAAAGTCGTCCAGATAGAAGTCGAGATTATCCCAACAATGAGAGTTACCCACAAGGCATGAAGATTCATACTCATGGAAATGGATATCATGGATCCACCATGGAAACTAAAGGAAAAGTCAAGGATATCAATGATACCATTGGAAACCTTGATAATTCAGATTTCATAGATGATGCTCATGGAAATGTTAGTTTACAGGCAGAGATGTCTCCTATTATGAAGGATTATATGAATGTTGATATATGGCTACCTCCTGAGCTTGAAGATATAGAGAATCGTATTGAAGGGAGTACAGCAATGGATGAGGCGATGAATggaaaatttaagatttttgttGGTCAACTACTTAAATCTGTTGATGTTGATGTTTCTGGGGAAAATGGTGAGAGTTGGACAGATATCGTAACTCGCTTGTCATGGGAAGCCGCTTCATTCGTTAAACCTGATGCTCGTGAAGGGAAACCTATGGACCCTGATGGATATGTGAAAGTCAAATGTGTCGCGACAGGTTCTAGAAATCAAAG TGAAGTGATAAGAGGACTGGTATTCAAAAAGAATGTCGCCAACAAGCACATGCCAACCAAATACGCAAATCCACGTCTGTTGTTGATAAGTGGCACACTTGGAGACTCAGTTGGGTTGTCTTCATTTAACAACATAAAACAG GAGGAGAACAATCACAAGTCTATCGTGGATATGATAGAGAATTGCCATCCTAATCTGGTCTTAGTGGAGAAATCTGTTTCTGGGGATATTCAAAAGTCAATTTTTGATAAAGGAATGACATTAGTATCTGACATGAAGCTCGATCGACTGAAGAGAATTGAACTCTGCACGGATTCACAAATCCTATCTGCTGATATGTTAATGAATCAAACGCTAAAACAATGTGACTCCTTTCATTTTGAACAATATGTTTTGGATCACAATGCTTCTggtgaaaatggaaaaaaacaagttaaaactCTTTTGTTCATAGAGGGGTGTCCTACACGTCTTGGTTGTACG ATTTTGCTCAAGGGAGCTCATAGTGAtgaattgaagaagataaaATGTGTGGTCCAGTGTGCTGTTGTCATGGCTTATCATTTAATCTCAGAGACTGCTTTCTTGTTGGATCAAAGGGCAATGTTCCCTATCATTCCCTTCAATGGTGAAGGATGCTTGCCCATTCAATCTAATGTCTCAGAGTTGGAGGACTCTAATGTGGAAACTATTGATGCCTCATCAACTTCTGATATTCCAATATCCAATGGATTTCATGAAGGTGACTCTGAGAACTTAAGCTTGGAGTTAGAAGGAGATTCCCCATTTTCTTACGTACCATACAACCCTGTCGTTCTTTCTGGGTTATCATCTATTTCGGCATCTCTTAAGAATGTTATTGGAAACAGTTTTCCTCTTTTCTCCTTAACCTCTCGAGGGTCCATATCCAAGTACCTTGGAATTAATGAGAGTCAGGATGACAGTCAGACGTTGGATAGTCTCCAAGATACAGCATCTTTGGAGGAGGCTCTTGAGAATGGTAATGGTAATTTGGGTAAGAGTGTCTCAGATGAAAACAAGTCTCCTGAGAGTGAACGACCTGGCTCTCCATTTTCATTGGATGAGGTTCATCCAGACACAAAGATGCATTCTGGTATTAATAAAGAGCAAAGCCCAAAGAAAGACGAAATCCTGACAGCATTGGATTATGAAAGTATTTTAGTTTTGGAGTCCAAACGTAATTTCAAGATCAAGATAGAGAACCTTTGTGAGAAGAGCCGTTTCTCTCATATTAAATTCTACCGTAATCCTGATGTTCCACTAGGAAGATTCTTGCAATATGATTTGCTTGATCAG AAGAAGTGCTCAACATGCGGTGAAACTCCCGAATCTCATTTCTACTACTATGCCCATCACGATAAGCAACTCACAATACAAGTTAAGCGTCTTCCTGTGGACAAGTGTTTGCCCACAGGGAAACTTTGGATGTGGAGTCGATGTGGAAAATGTAAATGCAGAAATGGGCACTTAGAATCTACTAAGAGAGTGCTGATATCTCCTGCTGCTCAAGGCTTGTCTTTTAGGAAATTCTTGGAGCTCAGCTTTTCAAACCCCTCTATCTTGAGCAGGTCAACTGTCTGTGGCCACTCCTTCCACAAGGATTTCCTTCACTTTTTTGG ATTAGGCTCCATGGCAGCAATGCTAAGATACTCGACTGTGGCAACTTATTCTGTGTCTATGCCACCAATAACCTTGGAGTTTAACAATTCAATCAGAGGAGAATTCCTCAAGAAAGAAGTAGAGAAG GTTTGCACAAAAGGACTAAACTTGTTTGGTGAAGTAGCAAAGTTCCTACAGAAGATTGGACCTAGATTTGAACATTCGATCCTGAATTTCAGAGGGTCGGTTAAGAAATTCTCTGATATTGAACAAATGTTAAAGATGGAACGGTCTCAATTTGAG GCCAACATCGACAATGTTCTCATGAACAATGGGAGTGCAAATTTGGCTGTTTACAAGCTCTTGAGATTGAATAGGTTTCTTTATGACATTTTTCTCGAGTCACATATCTGGGATCATAGGATATCTTCACTCCTCTCATCAGGGCCTACAAGCATAATGGAGAATGGTAATGCATATAAAGAAATAGACAATAAATCTCTTAAAGAAAGATCACCTGAAGGAGCTGAGGTATCTGTTTTTAAAGATGTTCATATTGAAGAATCTAGACACCAAGATGAGGACAGTGACAGTTCACCTATCCCAATTAATAACGAGATCAGTATAAGTTGTTCTGAAGATAATCTTCCCAGTACGAGTTTACAAGTGGACATCCCACAAAAGGGTACTAATGACTTGAGTGTCTCGCAGATCAATTCTCTTGAGTCATCACCATCTTATGTTTGCGATATGAAAGGATGGTTTTGGGCGTCATTCTTAGAAATCCAGAAGGAGCATATTTTTGACCTTCAAAGGGGCCATTTACCCAAGTTTGAACCCTTTTCAAGTCATTCAATAAAGAATATTCCTAAAGCTCAAGAGTTGATAAATGAGGAGGGATCAAGAATGCATATACCCCTTGGTTCGGACGAGTACATGATTTCAGACTTTGAGGATGAGTTTTCTAGCATAATTGCATGCTGTTTGACTCTTCTGAATTCGGCAGAAGTCAATTTTGATACGAGGAATGAGAAAGCAGTCTCAACCACCAAAACAAGTGAAAGTTCACAGAACTTGGGTCGCATGTTGTCTGCTCCACAGTACTGGTCTTCCTCTATTAACTCTGATTCAGAAGGAATCCGTTCGGCATTGTCTTTAGAAGAAGCTCGTTTTTCGAGTTTTGATGGGTTGAATCTGCTGGACTCTCTAGTTTCTCTACCATCTGTTCACCCAGAAGTTCACATGGGAGTTAGGAAATCGCCTGGAAAAGCCAAATATTCAGTTCAATGCGTATATGCTCACCAATTCCGTGACCTTAGAAACTATTGTTGTCCATCAGAGCTGCACTATATTGCTTCCCTTGGCCGTTGTCGGAATTGGGATGCAAAAGGAGGGAAGAGCAAGTCGTTTTTTGCGAAAACACTTGATGATCGTTTCAtcataaaagaaatcaaaaggACGGAGTTCGAGTCTTTTTGGAAGTTTGCGCCGGATTATTTTAAGTACATGAAAGATTGCGTCGAGCTAGGGAATCAAACCTGTCTTGCGAAGATTCTCGGTGTTTACCAG GTGACCATTAGACAGAACAAGAGTGGGAAAGAGACAAAACATGATCTGATGGTGATGGAAAATATTTCGTTTGGTAGGAATGTTTATAGGCAGTATGATCTGAAAGGTGCTCTACATGCTAGACTCAGTTCAAATGACGGATCAGGAGATGATGTTCTTCTGGATCAAAACTTCGTCAATGACATGAACACTTCCCCTTTGTACGTAAGTAGGACATCCAAGCGTTTTCTGCAACGGGCTGTGTGGAATGACACGAGTTTCCTCAAT TCGATAAATGTGATGGATTATTCATTACTGGTTGGAGTGGACATGCAGAGCCACGAGCTTGTAGTCGGGATCATCGACTACTTAAGACAATACACGTGGGACAAGCAATTGGAGAACTGGGTAAAATCATCGCTAGTGGTTCCAAAGAACCAGTTGCCCACTGTCATCTCCCCAAAGGAGTACAAAAAGAGATTCCGAAAGTTCATTACTGACCATTTCTTGTCAGTCCCCGATCATTGGTGTTCAGAAACTCATTCAAATCCTTGCAAACTCTGTTGGactgaggaagaagaagaccaCAATCTCGATCCCAAATCTTCAATTGAAATTCCTCTTTGA
- the LOC124925602 gene encoding protein WHAT'S THIS FACTOR 9, mitochondrial: MNLAFLHLRRHLRRPHCHQHYRTFIVLDDIKWVSDRALDHAVERERNLNPLLILKNLIKSEPTKTLPLSIITEKRQSLGILLRPIELIRTYPSVFEEFLPGGIQINPHVKLTPEVLHIDSEEQLVYQSDTYKKKVADRLLKLLMLGRTHKLPLHIIDRLSWDLGLPQDYIKSIVPEFPDYFQVTHQKNGDSSLELVCWSDELAVSSMEKMAMSKDRCYQKGNAIAFPVQYSRGFEIDKKFNQWVEEWQKLPFISPYENASHLPGKSDESNKWAVAIIHELLNLFVSKKTRRDNILSLGDYMGIRSKFKSALLQHPGIFYRSNKIGRHTVVLKEGYKRGLLIENDTLMDIRYKYIHLMKTKTKKSKANKREKSKDSSSALAIESKEDEDDDDDDISEDFDCESETENDDSEDEKEGSVVVEKGKGKRNGMYENRMTASNPRDRNSKERNNSRGGGERRENHLKSAARSKPSGNQNSRSSSKKLDSRTP; encoded by the coding sequence ATGAATCTCGCATTCCTCCATCTCCGGCGACACCTCCGTCGTCCCCACTGTCACCAGCACTACCGAACCTTCATCGTTCTCGACGACATCAAATGGGTAAGTGACCGTGCTCTTGACCACGCCGTTGAAAGAGAAAGGAACCTAAACCCTCTTCTCATCCTCAAGAACCTCATAAAGTCAGAGCCAACCAAGACTCTTCCTCTCTCCATCATCACTGAGAAACGTCAATCCCTTGGCATTCTCCTCCGTCCTATCGAATTAATACGAACTTACCCATCTGTTTTCGAAGAGTTTCTACCGGGCGGTATCCAGATCAATCCGCATGTCAAACTCACGCCGGAAGTTCTTCACATCGACTCCGAAGAGCAATTGGTTTACCAGAGTGACACTTATAAGAAGAAAGTTGCTGACCGATTACTGAAATTGTTAATGCTAGGCAGAACCCACAAACTCCCGCTTCATATTATTGATCGATTGAGTTGGGATTTAGGTTTACCCCAAGATTACATAAAATCCATTGTTCCAGAATTTCCAGATTATTTCCAGGTTACCCATCAGAAAAATGGCGATTCTTCATTGGAATTGGTCTGCTGGAGCGACGAGTTAGCAGTTTCATCAATGGAGAAGATGGCGATGTCAAAGGACCGATGTTACCAGAAGGGAAATGCAATAGCTTTTCCTGTTCAATACAGTCGAGGGTTTGAGATTGACAAGAAGTTCAACCAATGGGTGGAGGAATGGCAGAAACTTCCATTCATTTCACCATACGAGAATGCATCACACCTCCCTGGTAAGAGCGATGAATCTAATAAATGGGCGGTTGCAATCATACATGAGCTTCTCAATCTGTTTGTCTCAAAGAAGACACGAAGAGACAACATACTTAGTTTGGGAGATTATATGGGAATTCGATCCAAGTTCAAAAGTGCATTGCTTCAACACCCAGGTATATTTTACCGTTCAAACAAGATTGGACGTCATACTGTTGTACTTAAAGAAGGTTACAAGAGGGGCTTGCTCATTGAAAACGATACGTTGATGGATATAAGATACAAGTATATTCATTTGATGAAAACAAAGACTAAGAAGTCGAAAgcaaataaaagagagaaaagtaAAGATTCTTCTTCAGCATTGGCAATTGAGtcaaaagaagatgaagatgatgatgatgatgatattagTGAGGATTTTGATTGTGAATCTGAGACAGAGAATGATGACTCCGAAGATGAAAAGGAAGGttcagttgttgttgagaaAGGAAAAGGAAAGAGAAATGGAATGTATGAGAACAGGATGACAGCATCAAATCCAAGAGATCGAAATAGCAAAGAAAGGAACAACAGTAGAGGAGGAGGAGAACGACGTGAGAATCATTTGAAGTCTGCAGCAAGATCAAAGCCTTCAGGAAATCAAAATAGTAGATCATCATCGAAGAAGTTGGATTCAAGAACACCTTAG